Proteins co-encoded in one Nonlabens agnitus genomic window:
- a CDS encoding KAP family P-loop NTPase fold protein, whose product MKTTSVTDIPRESQNDQADQFGIETFENGLIRFIENTETPITIALQGEWGSGKTSLMNSLNYQLCSQDNSDFQSVWLNTWEHSLMKDAESTLFAILAALVREVSVIAHVDSSQMQKISKSLWNVMSKASRVATKTIGNKLVDGAGDFMDEMMAGQENQSGIGTLKNDLQEIINNHVANSTYRGFIFFIDDLDRIDPPVAVNLLELLKNIFNLKNCIFILAIDYDVVVKGLEPKFGPKTDANEREFRSFFDKIIQVPFSMPVASYGIDDFLKESLVKINYYEPSQLEDFPDRIDVLVEIAKHSVGTNPRSLKRLVNSLSLIACINIAKRATDVTDLESSNNNHRGDDLSLFVNFALVSLQISYPPVYGILAAHPDFPNWNNKTAHKLNLKPLSNEVVEKIEQLDEFDETWEQVLYQFCQRDSYLQKKALSISQILNRVKTIIQDSTGNEESVGKVIQSVIKLSSVTSVETDVEQPPVEVHHSSFLKHLRQRIFDYYDTKPELKGNYKIHGKRVQTTARILFTIDGHQTIDMRSHIRDNQLELMIFAWEHVGLNEYRSLEEFAEQMGKTQLLEDIYSNYSSIKTDTHLTDAAIDADMGIANNHRTMGLYIYSTHKNQSQFSDPLILQEIAEGILKLQKVAKKMQQLNYHLNNEFKNKF is encoded by the coding sequence ATGAAAACCACAAGTGTAACAGACATACCTAGAGAAAGTCAAAACGATCAAGCAGACCAATTTGGCATTGAAACTTTTGAGAATGGACTAATTCGTTTTATTGAAAATACTGAAACTCCTATCACAATTGCCTTACAGGGTGAATGGGGTAGTGGAAAGACCAGTTTAATGAATAGCTTAAACTATCAGCTGTGCTCGCAGGACAATAGCGACTTTCAATCGGTATGGCTCAATACATGGGAGCATTCATTGATGAAAGATGCAGAGAGTACGCTATTTGCAATCTTAGCAGCGCTTGTAAGAGAAGTTTCTGTTATTGCGCATGTGGACAGTTCCCAGATGCAAAAAATAAGCAAGTCTCTCTGGAACGTCATGAGTAAAGCGAGCAGAGTTGCTACTAAAACCATTGGTAACAAACTCGTCGATGGTGCTGGAGATTTCATGGATGAAATGATGGCGGGTCAAGAAAATCAATCTGGTATAGGTACGTTGAAAAATGATTTGCAAGAAATCATTAACAATCATGTGGCTAATAGTACATATCGTGGTTTCATATTTTTCATCGATGATCTTGATAGAATCGATCCACCGGTGGCGGTGAATCTATTGGAGCTGCTTAAAAACATCTTCAATCTCAAGAATTGCATATTCATTTTGGCCATCGATTATGATGTCGTTGTAAAGGGACTAGAGCCAAAGTTTGGACCTAAGACTGATGCCAATGAGCGCGAGTTCAGATCATTTTTTGACAAGATCATTCAAGTGCCGTTCTCTATGCCTGTCGCCTCATACGGAATAGACGATTTTTTGAAAGAGAGTCTGGTCAAAATTAATTATTACGAGCCTAGTCAACTTGAGGATTTCCCAGATCGAATCGATGTGCTCGTAGAGATCGCTAAACATAGCGTAGGTACCAATCCAAGGTCACTCAAGAGATTGGTCAATTCCTTGTCGTTAATAGCCTGCATCAATATCGCAAAAAGAGCTACGGACGTTACAGATTTAGAGAGTAGCAATAATAATCATCGAGGAGATGACCTTTCTCTTTTTGTGAATTTTGCACTTGTGAGTCTTCAGATATCTTATCCACCTGTTTATGGGATACTTGCCGCACATCCTGATTTTCCAAATTGGAATAACAAAACGGCTCATAAACTTAATCTGAAGCCCTTGTCAAACGAGGTAGTTGAAAAAATTGAGCAACTAGATGAATTTGATGAAACCTGGGAGCAAGTGCTATACCAGTTTTGTCAACGAGATAGCTACTTGCAAAAGAAGGCTTTGAGTATATCGCAGATTCTTAATCGGGTCAAGACCATCATACAAGATAGCACTGGGAATGAGGAGAGCGTAGGCAAAGTAATACAATCGGTCATTAAGCTGTCGTCTGTAACTAGTGTCGAGACAGATGTAGAGCAGCCTCCAGTAGAAGTTCATCACAGTAGTTTTCTAAAGCACTTGCGACAAAGAATATTTGATTATTATGATACTAAACCAGAGCTGAAGGGCAATTACAAAATACATGGTAAGAGAGTGCAAACAACGGCACGCATTCTTTTTACAATAGATGGCCATCAGACGATTGATATGCGCAGTCACATCAGGGACAATCAATTGGAACTAATGATTTTTGCCTGGGAACATGTAGGTTTAAATGAGTATAGATCACTTGAAGAATTTGCCGAACAGATGGGTAAAACTCAGCTATTGGAGGATATTTACTCGAATTACAGTTCCATCAAGACCGATACGCATCTTACCGATGCCGCAATTGATGCAGATATGGGAATTGCCAATAATCATCGTACAATGGGTCTGTATATTTACAGCACCCATAAAAATCAATCGCAGTTCAGTGATCCTTTAATCTTACAA